Proteins encoded within one genomic window of Bremerella alba:
- the ptsP gene encoding phosphoenolpyruvate--protein phosphotransferase, with protein sequence MAVSPGISIGVAYCILEIFVNPDRKRLEKHEVQKELARYEQARERTAVDLVALQSKVEKQIGKSEAAIFAVHQTILRDPAFTSKVRHWVVEEHLTASAALHRLMEEYTVLFSKTGDAYLQERLNDIRDVVVRLSAYLSDVLNDAEESGLSGPLIVVADELLPSQAVALGEADVRGIVTQAGSQTSHAALIARSRGIPAVSGVSGILRKIKTGDTVVVNGSEGIVSINPEPEELAAYRKLEREFFHLKDQLAANRHHPAVTRDGTPLKLLANINNVKDVEAAEAMGAAGVGLYRTEYLYLTHENVPDEDEQYEVYKEILQKSPHKYVTIRTLDIGGDKTVAYLGHNHNEANPFMGWRSIRLSFEHPEFFLSQLRAIMRCAAELTEGGPGEVNMLFPMITNVEEMRKANHLVRKAEKSLDERGVPRGKVKVGMMLEVPAAAVCIHHLLELVDFVSIGSNDLVQYLTAADRDNPKVSGLCQPLSPAVVITLKNVIEACNLANTPVTLCGEMAGQPRAFLLLLGMGLRSFSMSPAFIPTIKELAILTTIDHAERVVQKVTEMKTTNQVKRFLRMELEAISPELARLDTE encoded by the coding sequence TTGGCAGTCTCCCCAGGGATTTCGATTGGGGTGGCGTACTGCATATTAGAGATCTTCGTGAATCCCGATCGCAAGCGATTGGAAAAGCACGAAGTTCAGAAGGAGCTTGCGCGGTACGAACAGGCCCGCGAACGTACGGCCGTTGATTTGGTAGCGCTTCAGTCGAAGGTCGAAAAGCAGATCGGCAAGAGCGAAGCAGCGATCTTTGCCGTTCATCAAACGATCCTGCGTGACCCGGCTTTCACTAGTAAAGTGCGGCACTGGGTTGTCGAAGAACACCTGACCGCTTCCGCTGCTTTGCATCGGCTGATGGAAGAGTACACGGTATTGTTCTCGAAAACGGGGGACGCATACCTGCAAGAGCGTCTGAATGACATTCGTGACGTGGTCGTTCGATTGAGTGCGTATCTTTCCGATGTTCTGAACGACGCAGAAGAATCTGGGCTGAGTGGTCCTCTGATTGTCGTTGCCGATGAACTGCTCCCATCCCAGGCCGTCGCTCTAGGCGAGGCGGACGTGCGCGGCATTGTGACCCAGGCCGGCAGTCAAACGAGCCATGCGGCCCTGATTGCGCGCAGCCGCGGCATACCGGCGGTGAGCGGTGTCTCAGGCATCTTGCGCAAGATCAAGACCGGCGATACGGTCGTCGTGAACGGCAGCGAAGGCATTGTTTCAATCAATCCTGAGCCGGAAGAACTTGCCGCGTATCGCAAGCTGGAGCGCGAGTTCTTTCATCTAAAAGATCAGCTGGCCGCCAATCGGCATCACCCGGCTGTCACGCGTGATGGTACGCCCCTCAAGTTGCTGGCGAATATTAACAACGTCAAAGACGTAGAAGCAGCCGAGGCGATGGGAGCCGCTGGTGTAGGGCTCTATCGCACCGAGTACCTATACCTGACACACGAGAACGTCCCGGACGAAGACGAACAGTACGAAGTTTATAAAGAGATATTGCAGAAGTCGCCGCACAAGTACGTAACGATTCGGACGCTCGATATCGGGGGTGACAAGACGGTTGCTTACTTGGGGCACAATCACAACGAAGCGAACCCTTTCATGGGCTGGCGGAGCATTCGTCTCTCGTTCGAGCACCCCGAGTTCTTTCTTTCGCAGCTCCGCGCGATCATGCGTTGTGCCGCCGAATTGACTGAGGGGGGCCCGGGGGAAGTCAACATGCTCTTCCCGATGATCACGAACGTCGAGGAAATGCGCAAAGCGAATCACCTGGTTCGTAAGGCCGAAAAATCGCTCGACGAACGAGGCGTGCCGCGGGGGAAGGTCAAAGTCGGGATGATGCTTGAAGTGCCGGCCGCGGCCGTGTGTATTCATCACCTGCTTGAATTGGTCGACTTTGTTTCGATCGGGTCGAATGACCTCGTGCAGTATCTGACCGCTGCCGATCGCGACAATCCGAAGGTGAGTGGGCTATGTCAGCCTCTTTCGCCTGCCGTGGTGATCACGCTGAAGAATGTCATCGAGGCTTGTAACCTTGCCAATACGCCAGTGACTCTTTGTGGAGAAATGGCAGGGCAACCGCGGGCATTTCTACTGCTTTTGGGGATGGGGCTGCGAAGCTTCAGTATGAGCCCTGCGTTTATCCCGACGATCAAAGAATTGGCCATTCTGACCACGATCGATCACGCCGAACGAGTGGTTCAAAAAGTGACCGAAATGAAAACGACCAACCAAGTAAAGCGTTTCTTGCGAATGGAATTGGAAGCGATTTCGCCCGAACTGGCCCGTTTGGACACGGAATAA